Part of the Desulfovibrio sp. TomC genome is shown below.
GGAAGCGAGCCACATGCATCGGCTAGAAAAACGCGGCTCCGGCCGCGATGTCGCCCAGGTTTATGCGAACCGCGTCGCCTTCAACTGTTGAGGCCAAGGGCGAGGGGTTGCAGCCGCCGCGGACATCACCCACCATCGTCATGTGGAATCGCCGGCCACAGTTGGTGCATACGACAAAATCGCCCTCCTGGCGGTAACCCTTTTTCTCCGGATAGCAGACGTCACAGGCGTCAAGGGCGGTGCGCACCCGGCCATCGGCCGTCTTGACGGCAAAAAATCGGACTTCCTTGCCGCCGGCCGCGACGGCATAGAAATGGGCCTTGCCGTCCTGCAAGTCGGCTAGGGGAAAACTGACGGAACCGTTTACCGGGGTCAGGCT
Proteins encoded:
- a CDS encoding DUF2318 domain-containing protein, which codes for MFVKTLDRLTLTACAGLTLALLLAWAQPSHALLGLFSGPTSLTPVNGSVSFPLADLQDGKAHFYAVAAGGKEVRFFAVKTADGRVRTALDACDVCYPEKKGYRQEGDFVVCTNCGRRFHMTMVGDVRGGCNPSPLASTVEGDAVRINLGDIAAGAAFF